A single window of uncultured Pseudodesulfovibrio sp. DNA harbors:
- a CDS encoding amino acid ABC transporter permease — translation MNQEHKTLVFTPTPAAPAPIAATGVVHWLHKNLFSSWTNSILTIFCMALLAKGIPPLISWAFIDAVWTGGPEMCTNDGGACWAFIGSKYRILLVGTYPPELIWRPIASCLLFVGVIAATVSGCCKNRYLIGLWPLLFVIALWLIGGGAGLAEVDQSMWGGLMLSLGLAAVGILLSIPFGILLALGRQSKMVGISTPCIGFIELIRGVPLITILFMASVMMPLFLPEDMQINNLLRVQIGIILFSSAYIAEVVRGGLQAISSGQTDAAKALGLSKWMVTLFIVLPQALRHVLPALIGRCIALFKDTSLVIIVGLLDFLGMAKAASQDQVWLGHDAEGYAFCAIVYWCICFGMSRYGRSLEKRGPKKNN, via the coding sequence ATGAACCAAGAACACAAAACACTGGTCTTCACCCCCACCCCAGCCGCACCTGCACCTATTGCGGCCACAGGTGTGGTTCACTGGCTGCACAAAAACCTCTTTTCCAGCTGGACCAACTCCATCCTGACCATCTTCTGCATGGCTCTCCTTGCAAAGGGAATCCCGCCCCTCATTTCATGGGCGTTTATCGATGCAGTCTGGACTGGCGGTCCCGAAATGTGCACCAATGATGGCGGAGCCTGTTGGGCCTTTATTGGCTCAAAATACAGAATATTGCTCGTCGGAACCTATCCGCCAGAATTGATCTGGCGTCCCATTGCTTCGTGCCTACTTTTTGTCGGCGTGATCGCGGCCACAGTCTCAGGATGTTGCAAAAACCGGTATCTCATCGGATTGTGGCCCCTGCTCTTCGTCATCGCGCTCTGGCTCATCGGCGGCGGTGCCGGATTGGCAGAAGTCGATCAGTCCATGTGGGGTGGGCTTATGCTCAGCCTCGGCCTGGCTGCGGTAGGCATTCTACTCTCTATTCCATTCGGCATCCTGTTGGCTCTCGGCAGGCAGTCAAAAATGGTAGGCATCAGCACTCCGTGCATCGGATTCATTGAACTCATTCGCGGTGTTCCGCTCATCACCATCCTGTTCATGGCTTCAGTCATGATGCCCCTGTTCCTCCCCGAGGATATGCAGATCAACAATCTGCTCAGGGTTCAAATCGGTATAATCCTGTTCTCCTCCGCATACATTGCGGAAGTGGTACGAGGCGGCTTGCAAGCCATCTCATCAGGACAAACCGACGCAGCCAAGGCTCTGGGGCTGAGCAAATGGATGGTCACTCTGTTCATTGTACTGCCACAAGCTCTCAGGCATGTTCTCCCGGCCTTGATCGGTCGGTGTATTGCTTTATTCAAAGACACATCACTGGTCATCATTGTCGGCCTACTTGACTTCTTGGGTATGGCAAAAGCCGCTTCACAGGATCAAGTTTGGCTTGGCCACGATGCCGAAGGGTATGCCTTCTGCGCCATCGTATACTGGTGTATCTGTTTCGGCATGAGCCGTTATGGCCGTTCTCTTGAAAAACGCGGCCCCAAGAAAAACAACTGA
- a CDS encoding ABC transporter permease subunit (The N-terminal region of this protein, as described by TIGR01726, is a three transmembrane segment that identifies a subfamily of ABC transporter permease subunits, which specificities that include histidine, arginine, glutamine, glutamate, L-cystine (sic), the opines (in Agrobacterium) octopine and nopaline, etc.) has protein sequence MSLTSDLKNQLPAILMQTLVIGVVIYVALQLFYNTQANLEARNIASGFGFLSVEGGLPINDTLLPYEPADTYGYAFLMGALNTIFVSIIAIVLSTILGVIVGCARVSNNWLVAKIGAVYVEILRNIPLLLTLFFCYSLMLASFPHPRKSLVPFKDIFINNRGIFLPRPEFQDGMMWVFIALAIAIAGSIYLFRKSKQLRDITGKGLHTGWISLALCIGLPGLAFLLTGQPVAFDAPVLKGFNFKGGMVLRPEFSALLLGLIMYTAAFIGENVRSGIQSVDKGQLDAAKALGLKPSLVMRKVILPQTLRVCIPATTNDYASLVKNSSLAVAIGYPDMVSVGGTIIGQNDQAIEIIGLWMAVYLTINLIISLGMNWFNSKVQMVER, from the coding sequence ATGTCACTGACTTCCGACCTAAAAAATCAGCTCCCCGCCATCCTGATGCAAACACTCGTGATCGGGGTGGTCATTTATGTCGCGTTGCAGCTCTTCTACAATACACAGGCCAATCTTGAAGCGCGAAATATCGCCTCAGGTTTCGGTTTCCTGTCAGTAGAAGGTGGGCTGCCTATCAACGACACACTCCTCCCCTATGAGCCAGCCGACACATACGGTTACGCGTTTCTCATGGGAGCCTTGAACACGATTTTCGTCTCGATTATCGCCATTGTCCTGTCCACCATTCTCGGCGTTATTGTGGGTTGTGCCCGCGTATCAAACAATTGGCTTGTGGCCAAAATTGGCGCCGTATATGTCGAAATCCTCCGCAACATACCGTTGTTGCTCACACTCTTTTTCTGTTATTCTCTTATGCTGGCCTCTTTCCCGCATCCACGAAAAAGTTTGGTTCCGTTTAAAGACATCTTCATCAATAACCGTGGTATTTTCCTGCCTCGTCCAGAATTTCAGGATGGCATGATGTGGGTCTTTATTGCTTTGGCTATTGCTATTGCTGGTTCAATCTACCTTTTCCGTAAATCAAAACAATTACGGGACATCACAGGTAAAGGCCTACACACTGGCTGGATTTCACTCGCTCTTTGCATAGGCCTACCAGGACTGGCGTTTCTCCTGACCGGCCAACCCGTAGCCTTTGATGCACCAGTACTCAAAGGCTTCAACTTCAAGGGAGGCATGGTCCTGCGACCAGAATTTTCCGCCCTGCTCCTTGGGTTGATCATGTACACTGCGGCCTTCATCGGCGAAAACGTACGCAGTGGTATCCAGTCCGTGGACAAAGGGCAGCTCGATGCAGCCAAAGCACTTGGCCTCAAGCCCAGTCTGGTCATGCGAAAGGTAATTCTGCCGCAAACCTTGCGAGTCTGTATCCCGGCCACCACCAACGATTACGCCAGTCTGGTCAAAAACAGTTCACTGGCTGTCGCCATCGGTTACCCGGATATGGTTTCGGTTGGTGGCACCATTATCGGCCAGAATGATCAGGCCATCGAAATCATCGGACTGTGGATGGCAGTCTATCTGACCATCAACCTGATTATTTCGCTAGGGATGAACTGGTTCAACTCCAAGGTACAAATGGTGGAACGATGA
- a CDS encoding amino acid ABC transporter substrate-binding protein, with product MKLFGKLLLTALLLTMASTAMAGSLERIQENGILTLGVSEGVAGFSAPDSNGRWTGFDVDMGRAVAAAVLKDQDAIKFVPLASKQKIVAVSSGQVDLVSRTTTWTMKRDGKQGVDFTVVVFYDGQGFMVKKELGVTKGAELDGASVAVVSGTTSELNVADFARMNNIKLETVVFDSKKEAFNAYVAGRTDAFTTDVSQLASLRTSAPNPADHVILSETFSKEPLAPYVRHGDNQWKDLVTWVLNGLIEAEEKGITQANVLEMKKNSNDPVVKRMLGASGDIGSFINLDNDWLVRAIQAVGNYGEIYDRHFGPDTAMNIPRGRNDLWTRGGMLYAMPIR from the coding sequence ATGAAACTTTTTGGCAAATTGCTGCTGACGGCTCTGCTGCTCACCATGGCCTCAACCGCTATGGCCGGCTCCTTGGAGCGCATTCAGGAAAACGGCATTCTGACACTGGGCGTCAGTGAAGGCGTCGCCGGTTTTTCCGCCCCTGATTCCAATGGTCGCTGGACTGGCTTCGACGTCGACATGGGCCGCGCCGTAGCCGCTGCGGTTCTCAAGGATCAGGATGCCATCAAGTTTGTCCCTCTGGCTTCCAAGCAGAAGATCGTGGCAGTTTCTTCCGGTCAGGTTGATCTCGTATCCCGTACCACCACATGGACTATGAAACGTGACGGCAAACAGGGCGTCGATTTCACAGTCGTCGTGTTCTATGACGGTCAGGGCTTCATGGTGAAAAAGGAATTGGGTGTCACCAAGGGCGCAGAACTTGACGGCGCATCTGTTGCCGTTGTTTCCGGTACCACCAGCGAACTGAACGTGGCCGACTTTGCCCGCATGAACAACATCAAGTTGGAAACAGTCGTTTTCGACAGCAAAAAAGAGGCCTTCAACGCCTATGTTGCAGGTCGTACCGATGCTTTTACCACCGATGTCAGCCAGCTCGCTTCATTGCGCACCAGCGCTCCCAATCCTGCTGATCACGTTATCCTGTCCGAGACCTTCTCCAAGGAACCCTTGGCTCCTTACGTTCGCCATGGTGATAACCAGTGGAAAGACCTTGTCACTTGGGTTCTCAACGGTTTGATCGAAGCTGAAGAAAAAGGCATCACTCAGGCTAACGTTCTTGAAATGAAGAAAAATTCCAACGACCCTGTTGTCAAACGTATGCTCGGCGCTTCCGGCGACATCGGCTCCTTCATCAATCTGGACAACGACTGGCTCGTTCGCGCCATTCAGGCTGTCGGCAACTACGGCGAAATTTATGACCGCCACTTCGGACCCGACACCGCCATGAATATCCCTCGTGGCCGTAACGACCTGTGGACTCGCGGCGGCATGCTTTACGCTATGCCCATTCGCTAA
- a CDS encoding SIMPL domain-containing protein (The SIMPL domain is named for its presence in mouse protein SIMPL (signalling molecule that associates with mouse pelle-like kinase). Bacterial member BP26, from Brucella, was shown to assemble into a channel-like structure, while YggE from E. coli has been associated with resistance to oxidative stress.) translates to MEQKHTFHTIFAGIVLALGIVAGCWVLGSALVDFKAMDRYVTVKGLAEREVAADLAMWPISYSAGANTLPQLDAELDRSRSAIMIFLKEQGLGDAEVMTAAPRIQDNQSMMGDRQPAQRYRAEAVLTVRTKDIPTVKKGMAAAGELVSRGVMLIQNYEFRPTFTYTGLNGIKPDMIAEATRDARKAAKQFAEDSGSHVGTIRRATQGYFSLQDRDRYTPEIKRIRVVTTVDYFLEG, encoded by the coding sequence ATGGAACAAAAACATACATTTCATACGATTTTCGCAGGTATCGTCCTTGCTCTTGGCATCGTGGCCGGTTGCTGGGTGCTCGGAAGTGCTCTGGTCGATTTCAAAGCCATGGACCGTTACGTCACGGTCAAAGGACTGGCAGAACGAGAAGTCGCTGCGGATCTCGCCATGTGGCCTATCAGCTACAGCGCCGGGGCCAATACCTTACCCCAACTTGATGCTGAACTTGACCGGTCCCGCTCAGCCATCATGATATTTCTCAAAGAACAGGGTCTTGGCGATGCCGAAGTCATGACTGCCGCCCCGCGCATTCAGGACAATCAATCAATGATGGGCGATCGCCAGCCTGCACAAAGATATCGGGCAGAAGCGGTCTTAACAGTCCGAACAAAAGATATTCCGACCGTTAAAAAAGGCATGGCTGCTGCTGGAGAACTCGTATCTCGTGGCGTCATGCTGATCCAAAATTATGAATTTCGACCAACTTTTACTTATACAGGTCTCAACGGTATCAAACCTGATATGATCGCTGAAGCCACACGGGACGCCCGAAAAGCAGCCAAACAATTTGCCGAAGACTCCGGTTCCCATGTAGGAACCATCCGACGCGCCACACAAGGATATTTCAGTCTTCAGGATCGCGACAGATACACACCGGAAATCAAACGAATCCGTGTTGTGACAACAGTCGACTATTTTCTCGAAGGTTAA
- a CDS encoding SNF2-related protein, with amino-acid sequence MSTGEEHIVKSILQNFLGDSVPDYILESAQGIVADGGVKKLDLKKRDQYWDVDGQVEGDDFQNYTSEVGLNLVDKTINYYCNCPDSFSGVCRHVTATALKLKKSLDTDSSEEMPIPRTDWRQTFRPFFATELEPEAGRHYIIYRIYPEPGRLQVAFFRARQNKSGISQVQNEITLTQIVENPDWCDTTPALPGVAEQIGHYLDYWGHKVEIPAGLHSWFFRAVKGEYYLYLRESDKPVTIESKTMQLKLSPALSEDGLDFDILLAREDTLPFPITDEEEIYFYGRLPLWVYYKNSFYPVQTGLDPKLVQSMVEKKPIVPHADVSEFLDRVWTQIPVSDLYGQEDFLERIGPIFQDADYNPKLYLDEEGSLLVLKIQNIYENEHGEHVMAGPNPDLQTGSYHDGGKSYLIRRAQDEEARLFAELQAMNFQPRNNQIWFMEQEEAITFLLDFYPQLVEAYRVYGEQNLTRYKVRTTQPQVVAEVETDEEEKWFNLELSVEYDDQRVPIEVIWEAWTKGKRYVQLKDGSYTSLPESWLNKLGHKLKALGFDPEKAPKQQFNQFEAPVLEKILEDLPQAQTDEFFVKLKEKINNFDEIKMIEQPKALQATLRPYQAQGLSYMNFLREYGFGGILADEMGLGKTIQTLSYLQSLTDRGIDGPNLIIVPTSVLPNWEREAQKFVPNLKRLTIYGAKREGLFQHIKDSQLVITTYALLRRDLDELLKYEYVSVILDEAQNIKNPNTITARSVRKLEAGLRVCLSGTPIENNLFELWSLFEFLMPGFLGSQHSFQRGIVKPIKDGDEETLDYLRTRVKPFILRRTKAEVAKDLPPKIETTHYCELVDEQRDLYNALAKKLKDQVLRDVEEKGMAKSQMSILDALLKLRQICCHPRLLKLDIPGVSTNLPSGKFDAFKDLVVDIIEGGHKVLVFSQFVQMLHVIRNWLQIREIPFAYLDGSSKDRFEQVDKFNDSPDIPIFLISLKAGGTGLNLTSADYVIHYDPWWNPAVENQATDRTHRIGQKRQVFAYKMICQNTVEERILKLQEQKKSVAEAIIPGQSALKSLTRDDLEMLFEI; translated from the coding sequence ATGAGTACCGGCGAAGAACACATAGTAAAATCCATATTGCAGAATTTTCTGGGCGACAGCGTGCCGGATTATATTCTGGAGAGTGCACAAGGCATTGTTGCTGATGGTGGAGTTAAGAAACTCGACCTCAAGAAACGTGACCAGTATTGGGATGTTGACGGGCAGGTTGAAGGAGACGATTTTCAGAATTACACTTCTGAAGTCGGATTGAACCTCGTTGACAAGACCATCAATTATTACTGCAACTGCCCGGATTCCTTTTCCGGTGTCTGTCGTCATGTCACGGCAACGGCCCTCAAGCTTAAAAAATCTCTTGATACGGATTCCAGCGAAGAAATGCCCATTCCACGAACGGATTGGCGTCAGACATTTCGCCCATTCTTTGCGACCGAGCTTGAGCCGGAAGCAGGCCGTCATTACATTATTTATCGGATATACCCCGAACCAGGCCGCCTTCAGGTTGCTTTTTTTCGGGCACGACAAAACAAATCCGGCATTTCCCAGGTACAAAATGAAATTACGTTAACCCAGATTGTTGAAAATCCTGATTGGTGCGACACAACCCCGGCCCTGCCCGGTGTTGCAGAACAGATCGGGCATTATCTCGATTACTGGGGGCATAAAGTTGAAATCCCGGCGGGCCTGCATTCATGGTTCTTCCGAGCGGTTAAAGGCGAATATTATCTGTACTTGCGTGAAAGCGACAAGCCTGTGACCATCGAATCAAAGACCATGCAGCTCAAACTGTCCCCTGCTTTGAGCGAAGATGGCCTGGATTTCGACATCTTGTTGGCGCGAGAGGACACCCTTCCCTTCCCCATTACTGATGAGGAAGAAATATATTTCTACGGCAGACTTCCACTCTGGGTTTATTATAAAAATTCATTCTATCCTGTTCAGACCGGACTTGATCCAAAGCTGGTCCAATCCATGGTAGAAAAGAAACCCATTGTTCCCCATGCCGATGTTTCGGAATTTCTTGATAGGGTCTGGACACAAATTCCCGTCTCTGATCTCTATGGTCAGGAAGACTTTCTTGAACGTATCGGTCCCATCTTTCAAGATGCGGATTACAATCCCAAGCTGTACCTTGATGAAGAAGGCAGCCTGCTCGTTCTCAAGATTCAAAACATCTACGAAAACGAACACGGCGAACACGTCATGGCCGGTCCCAACCCGGACCTTCAAACAGGCAGTTACCATGATGGCGGCAAGTCCTATCTCATCCGACGTGCTCAGGACGAAGAAGCCCGTCTCTTTGCCGAACTACAGGCAATGAATTTCCAGCCCAGAAACAACCAGATCTGGTTTATGGAGCAAGAAGAAGCGATCACCTTCTTACTCGATTTCTACCCACAACTGGTTGAAGCCTACCGGGTATACGGTGAGCAAAACCTGACCCGCTACAAAGTGCGCACAACACAGCCGCAAGTCGTAGCAGAAGTTGAAACTGACGAAGAAGAAAAGTGGTTCAACCTTGAATTGTCCGTGGAGTACGACGACCAACGCGTACCGATTGAGGTAATCTGGGAAGCGTGGACCAAGGGCAAGCGATACGTCCAACTCAAAGACGGCTCGTACACCAGTCTGCCGGAATCCTGGCTCAACAAATTGGGCCACAAGCTCAAGGCCCTTGGTTTTGACCCGGAAAAGGCTCCCAAACAGCAGTTCAACCAGTTTGAAGCCCCGGTACTTGAAAAAATTCTGGAAGACCTACCGCAGGCCCAGACCGATGAATTTTTCGTCAAGCTCAAAGAGAAGATCAATAATTTTGATGAAATCAAGATGATTGAGCAGCCCAAAGCTTTACAGGCCACACTCAGGCCATATCAGGCTCAAGGGCTCAGCTACATGAACTTCCTGCGCGAGTACGGATTCGGTGGAATTTTGGCGGATGAAATGGGCCTTGGTAAGACCATCCAGACCTTGTCCTATCTCCAATCATTGACAGACAGAGGCATCGACGGTCCAAACCTGATCATCGTGCCGACATCTGTTTTGCCCAACTGGGAAAGAGAAGCACAGAAATTCGTCCCGAATCTCAAGCGTCTGACTATTTACGGCGCAAAGCGTGAAGGCTTGTTCCAGCATATCAAGGATTCACAGCTGGTCATCACCACGTACGCCCTGCTGCGACGCGATCTTGACGAACTACTCAAGTACGAATACGTCAGCGTCATTCTTGACGAAGCACAAAACATCAAAAATCCCAACACGATCACGGCCCGCTCCGTGCGCAAACTCGAAGCAGGCCTGCGCGTCTGTCTGTCGGGTACGCCTATCGAAAACAACCTATTCGAATTGTGGTCCCTGTTTGAATTTCTCATGCCCGGATTCCTCGGTTCGCAGCATTCTTTCCAGCGCGGCATCGTCAAACCCATCAAAGATGGCGACGAAGAAACTCTGGACTACCTGCGCACTCGCGTGAAGCCATTCATTTTGCGGCGTACTAAGGCTGAAGTTGCCAAGGATCTGCCGCCCAAGATCGAGACAACCCACTATTGTGAACTCGTGGATGAACAGCGCGATCTCTACAACGCCCTGGCTAAAAAGCTCAAGGATCAGGTCCTCCGGGACGTCGAGGAGAAAGGCATGGCCAAGAGCCAAATGTCCATTCTCGATGCCCTGCTCAAGCTCCGCCAGATCTGTTGTCACCCGCGTTTACTTAAGCTCGACATCCCCGGCGTTTCCACCAATCTGCCTTCCGGCAAATTTGACGCCTTCAAGGATCTGGTTGTGGATATCATCGAAGGCGGTCACAAGGTGCTCGTATTCTCCCAGTTCGTGCAGATGCTTCATGTCATCCGCAACTGGTTGCAAATTCGTGAGATTCCCTTCGCTTATTTGGATGGTTCCTCCAAGGACCGTTTCGAGCAGGTGGACAAATTCAACGACAGCCCGGATATTCCGATCTTCCTCATTTCCCTCAAGGCAGGCGGTACAGGTCTGAACCTGACCAGTGCAGACTATGTCATTCACTATGACCCGTGGTGGAACCCGGCTGTGGAGAATCAGGCCACTGACCGTACACACCGTATCGGCCAAAAACGTCAGGTCTTTGCATACAAGATGATCTGCCAGAACACAGTGGAAGAGCGTATCCTCAAGTTGCAGGAACAAAAGAAGAGCGTTGCTGAAGCGATTATCCCCGGCCAGTCTGCACTCAAGAGCCTGACCCGTGACGACCTGGAAATGCTGTTTGAAATATAA
- a CDS encoding peptide-binding protein translates to MRRSNLFVFILCLILVAGCSESGGPATPVKPVAPQDIPALPEEGGTIVESMIGEPSNLIAALSSDSASHSVATQIYVSLLKYDKDINLVPYAAESYEVLNGGTLLKFKVREDIFWVDGVQLTAEDVEFTYKMMIDPKTPTAYAGNFKLVKAFRRTGKFTFEVEYDQPFAKALVTWAMDIMPKHLLEGEDLLNTKYSREPVGAGPYILKEWVPGSQLVLEANPNFFEGKPRIDKVVYRIIPDMGTQFLELKAGNLDAMDLTPLQYLYQTSGPGWDGSFNKFDYLSFGYSFLGFNYKHAFFKDVRVRKAIDFAIDRREIVKGVLFGLGEPANGPYKPGTWQYNDSIKPRKHDLAKSRQLMAEAGWTDSDGDGLLDKDGVPFSFSIITNQGNTQRIKCGVIIQQRLNDIGIEVDLRTVEWAAFIKEFVDKGRFDAIILGWNILQDPDIYNVWHSSMAVDGGLNFTRYTNPELDELLERGRHLVKQEDRKPIYDRVQQILFDEVPYCFLYVPKSLPIVQARVQNIKAAPAGISYNFEKWWIPRSLQRQP, encoded by the coding sequence ATGAGACGCTCTAATCTGTTTGTCTTTATCTTGTGCCTGATTCTTGTTGCAGGGTGTTCCGAAAGTGGCGGACCTGCGACTCCTGTCAAACCAGTTGCTCCTCAGGATATCCCTGCTTTGCCGGAAGAAGGCGGGACCATCGTCGAGTCTATGATTGGCGAACCAAGTAATTTGATTGCTGCGCTGTCTTCGGACAGTGCCTCTCATTCTGTGGCTACACAAATTTATGTCAGTTTGCTTAAGTATGACAAAGATATCAATCTAGTACCCTACGCCGCAGAATCTTATGAAGTGTTGAATGGCGGTACGTTACTTAAGTTTAAAGTGCGTGAGGATATTTTTTGGGTCGATGGTGTTCAGTTGACGGCTGAAGACGTTGAATTCACCTATAAAATGATGATTGATCCCAAAACGCCTACGGCTTATGCCGGAAATTTTAAATTGGTCAAAGCGTTTCGTCGAACAGGGAAATTTACATTTGAAGTGGAGTATGATCAGCCCTTTGCAAAGGCGTTGGTGACGTGGGCCATGGATATCATGCCCAAGCACCTTTTGGAGGGAGAGGATCTTCTCAATACGAAGTATAGTCGTGAGCCGGTTGGAGCGGGGCCTTATATACTTAAAGAGTGGGTGCCGGGGAGCCAGCTTGTTCTGGAAGCAAACCCGAATTTCTTCGAAGGGAAGCCCCGGATTGATAAAGTCGTGTATCGCATCATCCCAGACATGGGCACGCAGTTTTTGGAACTCAAGGCCGGAAATTTGGATGCGATGGATTTAACTCCGCTGCAGTATCTTTATCAAACTTCAGGACCGGGGTGGGATGGCAGTTTTAATAAGTTTGATTATTTGTCTTTTGGTTATTCTTTTCTTGGATTCAATTACAAACATGCGTTCTTTAAAGATGTTCGGGTTCGTAAAGCCATTGATTTTGCCATTGATCGTCGTGAAATAGTCAAGGGAGTTCTTTTTGGACTCGGAGAACCTGCCAATGGTCCATATAAACCCGGTACATGGCAGTATAATGACTCTATTAAACCCAGAAAGCATGATCTTGCCAAGTCGCGGCAACTTATGGCTGAAGCCGGATGGACTGATTCTGACGGAGATGGTTTGCTCGATAAGGACGGGGTGCCGTTTTCTTTTTCCATCATTACCAATCAAGGAAATACCCAGCGCATCAAATGCGGGGTGATCATTCAGCAGCGGCTCAATGATATAGGAATTGAAGTTGATCTACGTACTGTTGAATGGGCCGCTTTTATTAAGGAATTCGTGGATAAAGGGCGTTTTGATGCGATTATTTTGGGATGGAATATTTTACAAGACCCTGATATCTATAATGTCTGGCATTCGAGTATGGCCGTTGACGGTGGATTGAATTTTACCCGATATACTAATCCTGAATTGGATGAATTGTTGGAACGTGGCAGGCATCTTGTGAAACAGGAAGATCGTAAGCCCATTTATGATAGGGTCCAGCAGATATTGTTTGACGAAGTGCCGTATTGTTTTTTGTATGTTCCCAAGTCCCTGCCTATTGTTCAAGCGCGGGTGCAGAATATAAAAGCGGCTCCGGCCGGAATATCCTACAATTTCGAGAAGTGGTGGATACCCCGGTCTTTGCAGCGACAGCCCTAG